From a region of the Haloferax volcanii DS2 genome:
- a CDS encoding IS4 family transposase, whose product MGSMTYSPPDSVIVDRIQRAFPSDELRERARATNLVQRERKFDIVALFYTLSFGFAAGSDRSLQAFLERYVEMADCDELSYASFHDWFEPGFVALLREILDDAIENLDTGREDLNGRLERFRDVLIADATIVSLYQDAADIYTATGDHQAELKLHLTESLSTGLPTRFRTTDGTTHERSQLPTGEWVADALILLDLGFYDFWLFDRIDKNDGWFVSRVKDDANFEIVEELRTWRGNSIPLEGESLQAVLDDLQRQEIDVRITLSFERKRGSGASATRTFRLVGLRNEKTDEYHLYLTNLARESYSAPDIAQLYRARWEVELLFKELKSRFGLDEIKTTDGYIIEALIIMAAISLMMSRVIVDELRSLEARQREGEAAADADSSASRLPRRRCSLAVERHGHLIQLYLMVELGYELPDLDELLLWASRNPNPHRDRLREQVERGEFGFDRY is encoded by the coding sequence GTGGGAAGTATGACCTACAGCCCACCGGATTCGGTCATAGTTGACCGGATTCAAAGAGCGTTTCCCTCTGATGAGTTGCGCGAGCGCGCTCGCGCAACGAATCTCGTCCAACGAGAGCGGAAATTCGACATCGTTGCGCTGTTCTACACACTCTCGTTTGGCTTCGCTGCTGGCTCAGACCGCTCTCTCCAAGCATTTCTCGAACGCTACGTCGAGATGGCTGACTGTGACGAACTCTCCTACGCATCGTTCCACGACTGGTTCGAACCAGGATTCGTTGCACTCCTTCGAGAGATTCTCGATGACGCAATCGAGAATCTCGATACCGGACGAGAAGATTTGAACGGCCGTCTCGAACGCTTTCGAGACGTCCTCATTGCTGACGCAACCATCGTTTCGCTGTACCAGGACGCCGCTGATATCTACACAGCAACCGGCGACCATCAAGCCGAACTGAAACTTCACCTCACCGAATCTCTCTCGACTGGGCTCCCGACACGATTCCGGACAACCGATGGGACGACTCATGAACGGAGTCAGCTACCCACCGGCGAGTGGGTAGCTGACGCCCTCATTCTCCTTGATTTGGGCTTTTACGACTTCTGGCTGTTCGACCGCATCGACAAGAACGACGGTTGGTTCGTCTCTCGTGTCAAAGACGACGCGAACTTCGAGATTGTCGAAGAACTGCGAACGTGGCGAGGCAACAGCATTCCGCTGGAAGGAGAGTCGCTGCAGGCCGTCCTCGACGACCTGCAGCGACAGGAGATCGACGTCCGCATCACGCTCTCGTTCGAGCGCAAACGAGGGTCGGGCGCCAGCGCGACCCGGACGTTTCGACTGGTCGGACTACGTAACGAGAAGACCGACGAGTATCATCTGTATCTGACGAATCTGGCGAGAGAAAGCTACAGCGCGCCCGATATCGCGCAGCTCTATCGGGCGCGCTGGGAGGTCGAACTGCTGTTCAAGGAGTTGAAGTCGCGGTTCGGCTTGGACGAGATCAAGACGACCGACGGCTACATCATCGAGGCGCTGATCATCATGGCCGCAATTTCGTTGATGATGAGTCGTGTAATCGTGGATGAGTTGCGGTCACTTGAGGCAAGACAGCGAGAGGGCGAAGCCGCCGCAGACGCCGACTCGTCGGCGTCGCGGCTCCCTCGGCGTCGCTGTTCGCTCGCCGTGGAACGCCACGGTCATCTGATCCAACTGTATCTCATGGTTGAGCTGGGCTACGAACTGCCGGATTTGGACGAGCTGTTGCTGTGGGCGTCACGAAATCCAAATCCACACAGAGATCGGTTACGTGAGCAGGTTGAACGAGGTGAGTTCGGCTTTGATCGCTACTAA
- a CDS encoding IS110-like element ISHvo9 family transposase → MYLGIDLHKRYAQVAVMDLEGEIVEEVRVKNANLDDLAQRYAGSRAVIEATSNYYHVYDTLAEYLDVTVAHPGKLTLIARSDKKTDRVDAKELARLLRLNSVPQSYVPTDEIREARALVRGRQTLVEDRTKFANKIHGLLADNGITQTVKPLSVEGREFLRELSLPSPWDSLLDSYLDVVETLTEQMTQLEAAIEERAGSLKETQLLMTIPGVSYYSALLVYAELGEIDRFDGHKEVVSYMGLNPTIRESGDSRIEGGISKRGSGRVRWILVQSAYSAVYTCKDAYLSTFFHRLNRRMNSKKAIVATARKLLVSMYYMLVREEVYDPPGVSA, encoded by the coding sequence ATGTACCTCGGAATCGACCTACACAAACGATACGCACAGGTGGCAGTAATGGACCTCGAGGGCGAGATTGTCGAAGAGGTTCGCGTCAAAAACGCGAACCTCGACGACCTCGCTCAGCGATACGCTGGCTCTCGTGCAGTAATCGAGGCGACCAGCAATTACTACCACGTCTACGATACTCTCGCGGAGTACTTGGACGTAACCGTCGCTCATCCAGGCAAACTGACGCTCATCGCTCGGTCAGACAAGAAAACCGACCGCGTCGACGCGAAAGAACTCGCGCGGCTGCTCCGGCTGAACTCTGTTCCGCAGAGTTACGTTCCTACCGACGAGATTCGGGAAGCCCGCGCACTCGTGCGCGGGCGACAGACCTTGGTCGAAGATCGGACCAAGTTCGCCAACAAAATCCACGGCTTGCTCGCCGATAACGGCATCACTCAGACGGTAAAACCGCTGAGTGTCGAGGGACGAGAGTTCCTCCGGGAACTCTCGCTCCCGTCTCCGTGGGACAGTCTCTTGGACTCGTATCTCGACGTGGTCGAGACGCTAACCGAGCAGATGACTCAGTTGGAAGCGGCGATTGAGGAGCGCGCTGGGTCTCTGAAGGAGACCCAGCTGCTGATGACCATCCCCGGTGTCAGTTACTACTCCGCGTTGCTGGTCTACGCTGAACTGGGTGAGATCGATCGGTTCGACGGCCACAAAGAGGTCGTGAGTTACATGGGACTGAACCCGACGATCCGCGAGTCCGGTGACTCGCGGATCGAGGGTGGTATCTCGAAACGCGGCTCAGGACGAGTTCGCTGGATCTTGGTTCAGAGTGCGTACTCAGCCGTGTACACGTGTAAAGACGCGTATCTAAGCACGTTCTTCCACCGGTTGAATCGTCGAATGAACTCGAAAAAAGCGATCGTCGCGACGGCACGAAAACTGCTCGTCTCGATGTACTACATGCTCGTCCGAGAGGAAGTCTACGATCCACCGGGGGTGAGCGCCTGA
- a CDS encoding winged helix-turn-helix domain-containing protein, which yields MTAAPFIDPQPHEGDVHLIFDEYGLKPYFALDSVRKDYDGWQTTGKPTRKVSWRNQTWHLAYDYDVQPIDPRDHEDYQLQTVPLFRIYFVADDSLYDDEPADQSARTTGGTMTIRPRWPDMTKDGKPVRGIPNLGGPYLDVQIQASNIDHHLYHDLVQTAMEAFGVSRRYFQTPHEMSNVQDLAVYVRLSREHSGAIYAPDGPIARTHSVMTSGMSGYRMHKEDHRKIPGYYVSTHITDERAGDIIRGHRLGKEAKHYYPLNPEQFDEDHPLYNPKVEVSLQTSITDETVYWSDLDDALRELDETLLNYLSWAGLTTRADDEVFESDVHFDAESETRRSRRLVDCPLPEIEDEQEHVVMRIWGDMKTSDRDFTRSLIEDGGTPTREELAERTGWSYRTVRRYVNRCEGIVADAAGKLEIGSKHMQNMLLSRVRAAAENFETAMEDAVMTAADAAAGRRRSEWSEIKNRYAARVVEHDCRRDEIHVEYRPTDWENRTDMLRDIKRAARDRWTSLRRVTVTYHDHLGGEHTTILSDLQLTTGNITNLDVRSVREKVESVDWEAWKAGLPQPTEDRDDT from the coding sequence ATGACGGCCGCCCCGTTCATCGACCCGCAGCCGCACGAGGGCGACGTTCATCTGATTTTTGACGAGTACGGACTGAAGCCGTACTTCGCGCTCGATAGCGTCAGGAAGGATTACGACGGCTGGCAGACCACCGGGAAGCCTACTCGAAAGGTCAGTTGGCGGAACCAGACGTGGCACCTCGCCTACGACTATGACGTGCAACCCATCGACCCTCGCGACCACGAGGACTACCAGCTTCAGACGGTCCCGTTGTTCCGTATCTACTTCGTCGCGGATGATTCGCTCTACGACGACGAGCCCGCCGACCAGTCTGCCCGGACGACGGGCGGCACGATGACGATTCGCCCTCGGTGGCCGGACATGACCAAGGACGGGAAGCCCGTCCGAGGAATCCCGAATCTTGGAGGCCCCTACCTAGACGTGCAGATTCAGGCGTCGAACATCGACCACCACCTCTACCACGACCTCGTTCAGACCGCGATGGAAGCCTTCGGTGTGAGTCGTCGATACTTCCAGACGCCACACGAGATGAGCAACGTTCAGGACCTCGCCGTCTACGTCCGCCTCTCGCGTGAACACTCGGGAGCTATCTACGCCCCGGATGGACCAATCGCCCGAACTCACTCGGTGATGACCAGCGGTATGTCGGGCTACCGGATGCACAAGGAGGACCACCGGAAAATCCCCGGCTACTACGTCTCGACACACATCACCGACGAACGCGCTGGCGACATTATCAGGGGCCACCGACTCGGGAAGGAGGCCAAACACTACTACCCGCTGAATCCCGAGCAGTTCGACGAGGACCACCCGCTCTACAATCCGAAAGTCGAAGTCTCACTTCAGACCAGCATCACCGACGAGACGGTCTACTGGTCCGACCTCGACGACGCGCTGCGTGAACTCGACGAGACGCTACTGAACTACCTCAGTTGGGCAGGACTGACCACTCGCGCCGACGACGAGGTGTTTGAGTCAGACGTACACTTCGACGCGGAGAGCGAGACGCGCCGCTCTCGCCGTCTCGTTGACTGTCCGCTGCCAGAAATCGAGGACGAGCAGGAACACGTCGTGATGCGAATCTGGGGCGACATGAAGACATCTGACAGGGATTTCACTCGCAGTCTCATCGAAGACGGCGGCACGCCGACGCGCGAAGAACTCGCCGAGCGAACCGGGTGGAGCTACCGCACCGTTCGGCGGTACGTCAACAGGTGCGAAGGCATCGTGGCCGACGCCGCGGGGAAACTCGAAATCGGGAGTAAGCACATGCAAAACATGCTTCTCTCTCGCGTCCGCGCCGCTGCGGAGAACTTCGAGACCGCGATGGAAGACGCCGTGATGACCGCCGCTGACGCGGCTGCGGGCCGTCGTCGGTCGGAGTGGTCCGAGATAAAGAATCGGTACGCCGCTCGCGTCGTCGAGCATGACTGCCGACGCGACGAGATTCATGTCGAGTATCGGCCGACTGACTGGGAGAACCGAACCGACATGCTCCGCGACATCAAGCGTGCAGCCCGCGACCGGTGGACATCGCTACGCCGAGTGACCGTAACCTACCATGACCACCTCGGAGGTGAGCACACGACGATCCTTTCCGACCTTCAGCTCACCACGGGCAACATCACCAATCTCGACGTACGCTCGGTTCGGGAGAAGGTCGAGAGCGTGGATTGGGAAGCGTGGAAAGCGGGCCTTCCACAGCCCACGGAGGACCGCGACGACACGTAG
- a CDS encoding DUF7563 family protein, which yields MMLLESQSDASSCRYCGSHVTRDFRRVYGDSNNHVHRCRECDTLIRLQRGSGAGLSVSVPDPQHACGRHGGSPEGRSK from the coding sequence ATGATGCTACTCGAGTCCCAGAGCGACGCGAGTAGCTGTCGGTACTGCGGGTCACACGTCACCCGCGATTTCCGTCGAGTCTACGGCGATTCTAACAACCACGTTCACCGCTGCCGCGAGTGTGACACGCTCATTCGCCTGCAGCGCGGGTCGGGCGCTGGTCTCTCTGTCTCTGTTCCAGACCCACAGCACGCGTGCGGTCGGCACGGCGGTTCCCCTGAAGGGAGGTCGAAGTGA
- a CDS encoding SLC13 family permease produces MVSLMLIQPASEALASAGMLGAPIVLFESYPGDALSGFANTATLTVLAMFILSEGVQRTGIIQLLGAKISTFTGDSELRQLGATVGVVGPISGFINNTAAVAILLPMVTDLAERGRTSPSKLLLPLSYASMFGGMLTLIGTSTNILASDVYSRITGEAPFSMFEFTALGAVVMAVGVVYLMTIGRRLTPGRIEPRRDLTEEFEMAGYLTEVVVREDSPLVGQQVQRALVETEFDVDLLQLIRGESVFLEPLGPKEIQPGDVFTLRTDRNTLVELLDVEGLDLVPATVTEDELELADRGQNLVEVVVAPGSALVGESLASASFRQRYDATVLALRRGGELIRRRMDNLPLRVGDTLLVQATVESIERLDNNRNFIVAQEIERHDYRESKIPVAVGIVAGVVALAALGFLPIVVAALLGALAMVATKCLRPTELYDAVQWDVIFLLAGVIPLGIAMENSGAAGLLAELVVMTGDYLPLIAVLGVFYFVTALLTNVISNNASVVLMIPVAIEAAATLGADPFSFVLAVMFAASTAFMTPVGYQTNLFVYGPGGYKFTDYIRVGGPLQLLLGVVTTIGVAYFFPLT; encoded by the coding sequence ATGGTGTCGCTGATGCTGATTCAGCCGGCCTCCGAGGCGCTCGCCTCGGCCGGGATGCTCGGCGCGCCAATCGTCCTGTTCGAGTCCTACCCCGGCGACGCCCTCTCGGGGTTCGCCAACACGGCGACGCTGACCGTCCTGGCGATGTTCATCCTCAGCGAGGGCGTCCAGCGGACGGGTATCATCCAGCTTCTCGGCGCGAAGATATCGACGTTCACCGGCGACAGCGAACTCCGACAGCTCGGCGCGACCGTCGGCGTCGTCGGCCCCATCTCCGGCTTCATCAACAACACCGCCGCGGTCGCCATCCTGCTCCCGATGGTGACCGACCTCGCGGAGCGCGGGCGAACCTCGCCGTCGAAGCTCCTCTTGCCGCTGTCGTACGCCTCGATGTTCGGCGGCATGCTGACGCTCATCGGTACGTCGACCAACATCCTCGCCAGCGACGTCTACTCGCGCATCACGGGCGAAGCGCCCTTCTCGATGTTCGAGTTCACCGCGCTCGGCGCGGTGGTGATGGCCGTCGGCGTCGTCTACCTCATGACAATCGGCCGTCGGCTCACCCCGGGGCGAATCGAACCCCGACGCGACCTCACCGAGGAGTTCGAGATGGCGGGGTACCTGACCGAGGTCGTCGTCCGCGAGGACTCCCCGCTCGTGGGCCAGCAGGTCCAGCGGGCGCTCGTCGAGACGGAGTTCGACGTCGACCTCCTCCAACTCATCCGCGGCGAGAGCGTCTTCCTCGAACCGCTCGGCCCGAAGGAGATTCAGCCGGGCGACGTGTTCACCCTCCGAACCGACCGCAACACGCTCGTCGAACTGCTCGACGTGGAGGGCCTCGACCTCGTGCCGGCGACCGTCACCGAGGACGAACTCGAACTCGCCGACCGCGGCCAGAACCTCGTCGAAGTCGTCGTCGCGCCGGGGTCCGCGCTGGTCGGCGAGTCGCTCGCCTCGGCGAGTTTCAGACAGCGGTACGACGCGACCGTGCTCGCGCTCCGCCGCGGCGGCGAACTCATCCGCCGACGGATGGACAACCTCCCGCTCCGCGTCGGCGACACGCTGCTCGTGCAGGCGACCGTCGAGAGCATCGAGCGCCTCGACAACAACCGCAACTTCATCGTCGCCCAGGAAATCGAGCGCCACGACTACCGCGAGTCGAAGATCCCCGTCGCCGTCGGCATCGTCGCCGGCGTCGTCGCGCTCGCCGCGCTCGGCTTCCTGCCCATCGTCGTCGCCGCGCTCCTCGGCGCGCTCGCCATGGTCGCCACGAAATGTCTCCGGCCGACCGAACTGTACGACGCCGTCCAGTGGGACGTTATCTTCCTGCTCGCGGGCGTCATCCCGCTCGGCATCGCAATGGAGAACTCCGGGGCCGCCGGCCTCCTCGCGGAACTGGTCGTGATGACCGGCGACTACCTCCCCCTCATCGCCGTCCTCGGCGTGTTCTACTTCGTGACGGCGCTCCTGACGAACGTCATCTCGAACAACGCGAGCGTCGTGCTCATGATTCCGGTCGCCATCGAGGCCGCGGCGACGCTCGGCGCCGACCCGTTCTCGTTCGTCCTCGCGGTCATGTTCGCGGCGTCGACGGCCTTTATGACCCCCGTCGGCTACCAGACGAACCTGTTCGTCTACGGCCCCGGCGGCTACAAGTTCACGGACTACATCCGCGTCGGCGGCCCGCTCCAGTTGCTTCTCGGCGTGGTGACGACTATCGGCGTCGCGTACTTCTTCCCCCTGACCTGA
- a CDS encoding DEAD/DEAH box helicase, protein MSKQVTRVDTLFLHQTGDDYLVVARRDGKRVLRGKLELKETNAGPRPLRFLVTRKGEDSPRDPSQFVELARSAARIRISQQTPKDGRDELKEMLDGYQLEALTVRTCRRCAVNGRYSPITDDTAIKAEHEHICRDCAVQELEGELSFAGGLTQAAQERLEELLYETGDLTRITNLLQGELDPDLTKFDTISATTEDVELVETNTLDLHPNLKSMLTERFDTLLPVQSLAIDNGLLDGDDQLVVSATATGKTLVGELAGINRMLNDDGKMLFLVPLVALANQKHEDFKERYGHLGKVTIRVGASRINDDGNRFDPNADVIVGTYEGIDHALRTGKDLGDIGTVVIDEVHTLKEEERGHRLDGMIARLKHYCESRADRREGYGGAQWIYLSATVGNPKWLAQNLRANLVEYEDRPVPIERHVTFADGQEKPRIENRLVRQAFDSKSSKGYRGQTIIFTNSRRRCHEIARKMDYNAAAYHAGLDYGQRKRVERQFANQDLAAVVTTAALAAGVDFPASQVIFDTLAMGIEWLSVQEFSQMLGRAGRPDYHDKGVVYLLVEPDASYHNTMEMTEDEVAFKLLKGEMEEVRTVYDQSSAVEETLANIVVAGTKAKALNNRMLGELPTTHAVGKLLEWGFIDGLDPTPLGLAVTRQFLSPKEAFAILDGIRKGSSPYKIVADLELDEEGR, encoded by the coding sequence GTGTCTAAACAGGTCACCCGCGTCGACACGCTGTTTCTCCACCAGACGGGCGACGACTACCTCGTCGTCGCCCGCCGGGACGGAAAGCGGGTGCTCCGCGGCAAGCTCGAACTCAAAGAGACGAACGCGGGGCCCCGCCCCCTGCGCTTTCTGGTGACGCGGAAGGGAGAGGATTCGCCGCGCGACCCGAGCCAGTTCGTCGAACTCGCCCGGTCGGCCGCCCGCATCCGCATCTCGCAGCAGACGCCGAAGGACGGCCGCGACGAGCTAAAGGAGATGCTCGACGGATACCAACTCGAGGCGCTGACGGTGCGGACCTGCCGCCGCTGTGCCGTCAACGGGCGCTACTCGCCTATCACCGACGACACGGCCATCAAGGCCGAACACGAGCACATCTGCCGCGACTGCGCTGTCCAAGAACTAGAGGGCGAACTCTCATTCGCGGGCGGGCTCACGCAGGCTGCCCAAGAGCGCCTGGAGGAACTGCTGTACGAGACGGGCGACCTGACCCGTATCACGAACCTACTGCAAGGCGAGTTGGACCCCGACCTGACGAAGTTCGACACCATCAGCGCGACGACGGAGGACGTGGAGTTGGTCGAGACGAACACGCTCGACCTCCACCCGAACCTGAAATCGATGCTGACGGAGCGCTTCGACACCCTGCTCCCCGTCCAGAGCCTCGCCATCGACAACGGCCTGCTCGACGGCGACGACCAACTCGTGGTGAGCGCGACGGCGACCGGGAAGACGCTCGTCGGCGAACTCGCCGGAATCAACCGGATGCTGAACGACGACGGGAAGATGCTGTTTCTCGTCCCGCTCGTCGCGCTCGCCAACCAGAAACACGAGGACTTCAAGGAGCGCTACGGCCACCTCGGGAAGGTGACCATCCGCGTCGGCGCGAGCCGAATCAACGACGACGGCAACCGCTTCGACCCGAACGCCGACGTCATCGTCGGCACCTACGAGGGTATCGACCACGCGCTCCGGACGGGCAAAGACCTCGGCGACATCGGCACGGTCGTCATCGACGAGGTCCACACCCTGAAAGAAGAGGAACGCGGCCACCGCCTCGACGGGATGATAGCCCGCCTGAAACACTACTGCGAGTCCCGCGCGGACCGCCGCGAGGGTTACGGCGGCGCGCAGTGGATTTACCTCTCTGCGACCGTCGGCAACCCGAAGTGGCTCGCACAGAACCTCCGGGCGAACCTCGTCGAGTACGAAGACCGCCCCGTGCCCATCGAGCGCCACGTCACCTTCGCCGACGGCCAAGAGAAGCCGCGCATCGAAAACCGCCTCGTGCGGCAGGCGTTCGACTCGAAGTCCTCGAAGGGCTACCGCGGTCAGACCATCATCTTCACCAACTCCCGGCGGCGGTGTCACGAAATCGCCCGGAAGATGGACTACAACGCCGCGGCGTACCACGCCGGCCTCGACTACGGCCAAAGAAAGCGCGTGGAGCGACAGTTCGCCAATCAGGACCTCGCGGCCGTCGTGACGACCGCCGCGCTCGCCGCCGGCGTCGACTTCCCGGCGTCGCAGGTCATCTTCGACACGCTGGCGATGGGCATCGAGTGGCTCTCCGTCCAGGAGTTCAGCCAGATGCTCGGCCGCGCCGGCCGCCCCGACTACCACGACAAGGGCGTCGTCTACCTGCTCGTCGAACCCGACGCGAGCTATCACAACACGATGGAGATGACCGAAGACGAGGTGGCGTTCAAGCTCCTCAAAGGCGAGATGGAGGAGGTTCGAACGGTGTACGACCAGTCGTCGGCGGTCGAGGAGACGCTGGCGAACATCGTCGTCGCCGGCACGAAGGCCAAGGCGCTCAACAACCGCATGCTCGGGGAGTTGCCGACGACCCACGCGGTCGGGAAGCTCTTGGAGTGGGGCTTCATCGACGGCCTCGACCCGACGCCGCTCGGCCTCGCCGTGACCCGGCAGTTCCTCTCGCCGAAGGAGGCGTTCGCCATCCTCGACGGCATCCGAAAGGGGTCGTCGCCGTACAAAATCGTCGCCGACCTCGAACTCGACGAGGAAGGCCGGTAG
- a CDS encoding cupin domain-containing protein — protein sequence MSDSRPEPVVKRSADIEYEAVGAADGMSKGVLVSEADGAPNFAIRRFVLDPGASVPKHTNEVEHEQYVLSGRYVVGIGDEEYEVEAGDSLLIPAGVVHWYRNESDAEGAFLCAVPNGDDAIELAADADA from the coding sequence ATGAGCGATTCCCGACCGGAGCCGGTGGTCAAGCGGAGCGCGGACATCGAGTACGAGGCGGTCGGCGCGGCCGACGGGATGTCGAAGGGCGTCCTCGTCTCCGAGGCCGACGGCGCGCCGAACTTCGCCATCCGGCGGTTCGTCCTCGACCCCGGCGCGTCGGTCCCGAAACACACGAACGAGGTCGAACACGAACAGTACGTCCTCTCGGGACGCTACGTCGTCGGCATCGGCGACGAGGAGTACGAGGTCGAAGCCGGGGACTCGCTTCTGATTCCCGCCGGCGTCGTCCACTGGTATCGAAACGAATCCGACGCGGAAGGGGCGTTCCTCTGTGCGGTCCCCAACGGCGACGACGCCATCGAACTCGCCGCCGACGCCGACGCCTGA
- a CDS encoding M50 family metallopeptidase, translating into MRGIRIGSVFGIPIKLDLTFLIVLPLFAWLIGSDVTNLAAIVNDLFGSTIDGAAISAGSMQWVLGSAAAIGLFAGVLLHEFGHSLVAMRYGYEIESITLWLFGGVARFKEIPEDWKQEFTIAVAGPVVSVAIGVASYAGFLLLPESQAPAQFVLGYLALVNVSLAVFNMLPGFPMDGGRVLRALLARNRPHAKATQMAAEVGKVFAFLLGLFGLFFNLFLVALAFFIYMGASGEAQQTVLKATFQDVVVRDIMTGRENLDVVDEKTSVAELLERMFVERHTGYPVLRNGDLVGMVTLDDARGVKEVERDAFRVDDIMSDELTTITPDADAMDAIALMQERGVGRLPVVDEAGELVGLVSRSDLVTAFNIIRSRGSLDAMPRSDAGLAQLR; encoded by the coding sequence ATGCGAGGAATCCGCATCGGTAGCGTCTTCGGTATCCCGATAAAGTTGGACCTCACGTTCCTCATCGTTCTCCCGCTTTTCGCGTGGCTCATCGGCTCGGACGTGACGAATCTCGCGGCCATCGTCAACGACCTCTTCGGCTCGACCATCGACGGCGCGGCCATCTCCGCGGGGTCGATGCAGTGGGTGCTCGGGAGCGCGGCCGCCATCGGGTTGTTCGCCGGCGTCCTGCTCCACGAGTTCGGCCACTCGCTCGTCGCCATGCGCTACGGCTACGAAATCGAGTCCATCACGCTCTGGCTCTTCGGCGGCGTCGCCCGGTTCAAGGAGATACCCGAGGACTGGAAACAGGAGTTCACCATCGCCGTCGCCGGCCCGGTCGTCTCGGTCGCCATCGGCGTCGCCTCCTACGCCGGCTTCCTGTTGCTCCCCGAGTCGCAGGCCCCCGCGCAGTTCGTCCTCGGCTACCTCGCGCTGGTGAACGTTTCTCTCGCCGTGTTCAACATGCTCCCCGGCTTCCCGATGGACGGCGGGCGCGTCCTCCGGGCGCTTCTCGCGCGGAACCGCCCCCACGCGAAAGCGACGCAGATGGCCGCCGAGGTCGGTAAGGTGTTCGCGTTCCTGCTCGGCCTGTTCGGCCTCTTTTTCAACCTGTTTCTCGTCGCGCTCGCCTTCTTCATCTACATGGGGGCGTCCGGCGAGGCCCAACAGACCGTCCTCAAGGCGACGTTCCAGGACGTGGTCGTCCGCGACATCATGACCGGCCGCGAGAACCTCGACGTGGTCGACGAGAAGACCTCCGTCGCGGAACTCCTCGAACGCATGTTCGTCGAGCGCCACACGGGGTATCCGGTGCTCAGAAACGGCGACCTCGTCGGCATGGTCACCCTCGACGACGCCCGCGGCGTCAAGGAGGTCGAGCGCGACGCCTTCCGCGTCGACGACATCATGAGCGACGAACTAACGACCATCACCCCCGACGCCGACGCGATGGACGCCATCGCCCTCATGCAGGAACGCGGTGTGGGCCGCCTCCCGGTCGTCGACGAGGCGGGCGAACTCGTCGGCCTCGTCTCCCGGTCGGACCTCGTCACCGCCTTCAACATCATCCGCAGTCGCGGGTCGCTCGACGCCATGCCCCGCTCCGACGCCGGCCTCGCACAGCTTCGCTGA
- a CDS encoding competence/damage-inducible protein A, giving the protein MQIAILTVGNELLAGDIENTNATWLARRLTEGGATVARIQTVPDDHEVIAETVADWAAAFDAVLVTGGLGGTPDDITMEAVAAGLDRAFVVNEEAAAQVESTIAAILERRPDIDFDLEPEWYASMPADAEVLPNEEGLAPGCRAGNVYVLPGIPDEMKPMFEGIAERFAGDVESRECYADAPEGAVARELGVVAERFGVGVGSYPNSGGPTRVKLTGGDPAALDDAMAWFRSNATVDLYESEAAVETAREAEAGGEERSQIGRDDGRLGSRDGE; this is encoded by the coding sequence ATGCAAATCGCCATCCTCACCGTCGGCAACGAACTGCTCGCGGGAGACATCGAGAACACGAACGCGACGTGGTTAGCTCGGCGGCTCACCGAGGGTGGGGCGACGGTGGCGCGGATTCAGACGGTTCCCGACGACCACGAGGTCATCGCCGAGACGGTCGCCGACTGGGCGGCCGCCTTCGACGCGGTCCTCGTCACCGGCGGTCTCGGCGGAACGCCGGACGACATCACGATGGAGGCCGTCGCCGCCGGGCTCGACCGGGCGTTCGTCGTCAACGAGGAGGCCGCGGCGCAGGTCGAATCGACCATCGCGGCGATTCTCGAACGCCGGCCGGACATCGACTTCGACCTCGAACCGGAGTGGTACGCCTCGATGCCCGCCGACGCCGAGGTGCTCCCGAACGAAGAGGGGCTCGCGCCCGGCTGTCGGGCGGGGAACGTCTACGTCTTGCCGGGCATCCCCGACGAGATGAAGCCGATGTTCGAAGGCATCGCCGAGCGGTTCGCGGGCGACGTGGAGTCGCGGGAGTGCTACGCCGACGCGCCGGAGGGGGCTGTCGCCCGCGAACTCGGGGTCGTCGCCGAGCGCTTCGGCGTGGGCGTCGGGAGCTATCCCAACAGCGGCGGGCCGACGCGAGTCAAACTCACCGGCGGCGACCCGGCGGCGCTCGACGACGCGATGGCGTGGTTCCGGTCGAACGCGACGGTCGACCTCTACGAGAGCGAAGCGGCGGTCGAGACGGCGCGCGAGGCAGAGGCGGGCGGCGAAGAACGAAGTCAAATCGGCCGCGACGACGGACGGTTGGGCAGCCGCGACGGGGAGTAA